One part of the Rutidosis leptorrhynchoides isolate AG116_Rl617_1_P2 chromosome 1, CSIRO_AGI_Rlap_v1, whole genome shotgun sequence genome encodes these proteins:
- the LOC139843879 gene encoding uncharacterized protein, producing the protein MKILSINIRRFKVGGKVCWFRSLVSNANPIVAAIQETKSHGVNDSWVENLWGSVNIGYVEKQAVGRSGGLLLIWDSNIFVVNEAVEGEFFIAIKGKLTGYDTEIMVVNVYGPHSDNKKRHFWDSLDSLLRFNNVAWILCGDFNEVRHIDERQNYEFKERRASMFNDFIERNGLMEIPLLGKKFTRISDDGLKFSKLGRFLVSDNFCQMWSDLSSIPLDRKLTGHSPILLKNGHTDFNSKPFRVFDSWFDEVGVDKIIELAWKTKVGAHRPDTIFRLKLKKVKESLKVWSGETFGKLDLEIKELMEL; encoded by the coding sequence ATGAAGATTTTGTCAATCAATATTCGTAGGTTTAAAGTTGGAGGTAAAGTTTGTTGGTTTAGGAGTTTAGTCTCGAATGCGAATCCGATTGTGGCAGCAATTCAAGAAACAAAAAGCCATGGTGTAAACGATTCATGGGTTGAAAATCTTTGGGGTTCTGTCAATATTGGCTATGTCGAAAAACAAGCTGTAGGTAGGTCGGGGGGTCTTTTACTGATATGGGATTCTAATATTTTTGTGGTTAATGAAGCTGTCGAGGGTGAGTTCTTTATTGCAATTAAAGGGAAACTTACTGGTTACGATACAGAGATTATGGTTGTTAACGTATACGGTCCTCATAGTGATAACAAAAAAAGGCATTTTTGGGATAGTCTGGACAGTCTCCTAAGGTTCAACAACGTAGCTTGGATTTTATGCGGCGATTTCAACGAGGTAAGACATATAGATGAACGACAAAATTATGAATTCAAAGAAAGAAGAGCGTCGATGTTTAATGATTTCATTGAGAGGAACGGCTTGATGGAAATTCCTTTATTAGGCAAGAAGTTTACCCGGATTAGCGACGATGGTTTGAAATTTAGCAAACTCGGTCGTTTCTTGGTCTCGGATAATTTTTGTCAAATGTGGAGTGATCTTTCTAGCATTCCATTAGATAGGAAACTCACCGGTCACTCCCCTATTCTTCTAAAAAATGGGCACACTGACTTCAATTCGAAACCCTTTCGGGTTTTTGACTCTTGGTTTGACGAGGTAGGTGTTGATAAGATTATTGAGTTGGCTTGGAAAACAAAGGTTGGGGCACATAGACCTGACACCATCTTTAGGCTTAAACTTAAGAAAGTTAAAGAGAGTTTGAAAGTTTGGAGTGGCGAAACTTTTGGCAAATTAGACTTGGAAATTAAAGAGCTTATGGAACTCTGA